In the genome of Quercus robur chromosome 3, dhQueRobu3.1, whole genome shotgun sequence, one region contains:
- the LOC126716693 gene encoding pentatricopeptide repeat-containing protein At2g13600-like — protein sequence MLPKHSFLGTWKQSLWRKSFKFLSPQAPHNYIVSTNISITNYCKNGQLDFARNLFDEMPRRTVVSWNTMISGYSKWWQYYEALKLTSIMHSSNIKLNETTFSTMLSVCAHSRSVCEGEELHCLVLKSGFERFELVGSALLYLYASCIDIEGAKRVFDELHGENELLWSLMLVGYVQCNLMSEALNVFNKMPSRDVVVWTTLISGYARSEDGCEWALELFRGMRGSGEVKPNEFALGCVIRACGRLGSLREGRIAHRLLIKYGFEFDHSIASALIEFYCDCEAIDEAKRVYDWMGNLGLNASNSLIGGLIFMGRIVDAEFIFGRLVEKNPVSYNLMIKGYAMSGQVEESEKLFNRMAERTIVSFNTMISTYSRNGEIDKALKLFEETKGKRNPVTWNSMMSGYIQNHRHEEAFKLYVTMHRLSIDHTRSTFSALFHACRCLGSLRLGELLHAHVIKTPFESNAYVGTSLVDMYSKCGSISNAQKSFSSISSPNVTAWSALINGYAHDGLGSKAILLFEEMLKQGVVPNGATFVGILSACGRAGLVDEGMKFFSLMQKSYGVTPTLEHYACVVDLLGRSGYLQEAEEFIKAMPIEADGVVWGALLSACWFWTKKELIGRVAEKIFNLDPKAVSAHVILSNMHSILGKWGEKMNVRKRLRSLGIKKAPGCSWIELESNVHVFSVEDRTHPHCNAIYATLEHLTSNINSL from the coding sequence ATGTTGCCGAAGCATTCATTTCTAGGAACCTGGAAGCAGAGTCTCTGGAGGAAGAGTTTCAAGTTCTTATCTCCACAAGCCCCTCACAACTACATAGTTTCTACCAACATTTCTATAACTAACTACTGCAAAAATGGCCAGCTCGACTTTGCTCGGAACCTGTTCGATGAAATGCCTAGACGAACTGTTGTCTCATGGAACACCATGATATCAGGTTACTCCAAATGGTGGCAATACTATGAAGCTCTGAAACTAACTTCCATTATGCACAGTAGTAATATAAAGCTCAATGAGACCACTTTTTCAACTATGTTAAGTGTATGTGCGCATTCCCGGTCGGTTTGTGAGGGAGAAGAGCTACATTGTCTAGTTTTGAAATCTGGGTTTGAGAGATTTGAGCTTGTGGGTAGTGCATTGTTGTACCTTTACGCAAGTTGTATTGATATTGAAGGAGCAAAGCGGGTGTTTGATGAGTTGCACGGTGAAAATGAGTTGTTGTGGAGTTTGATGCTTGTGGGGTACGTGCAATGTAACTTGATGAGTGAGGCTTTGAATGTGTTTAATAAGATGCCATCTAGGGATGTTGTGGTGTGGACTACGTTGATTTCTGGGTATGCGAGGAGCGAGGATGGGTGTGAATGGGCTTTAGAGTTGTTTAGGGGGATGAGGGGGAGTGGTGAGGTGAAGCCTAATGAGTTTGCTTTGGGTTGTGTTATAAGGGCTTGTGGAAGACTAGGAAGCCTAAGAGAAGGGAGGATTGCGCATcggcttttgataaaatatggatttgaatttgatcACTCGATTGCTAGTGCATTAATTGAATTCTATTGTGATTGTGAAGCTATTGATGAGGCCAAGAGAGTTTATGATTGGATGGGAAACCTAGGTTTAAATGCTTCAAATTCACTTATTGGAGGGCTTATATTTATGGGTAGGATTGTAGATGCTGAGTTTATTTTTGGTAGGCTAGTTGAAAAGAATCCAGTATCATATAATTTGATGATTAAAGGTTATGCAATGAGTGGCCAAGTTGAGGAATCTGAGAAACTGTTTAATAGAATGGCGGAAAGAACTATAGTTTCTTTTAATACCATGATTTCTACGTATTCCAGGAATGGAGAAATTGATAAAGCTTTGAAGCTGTTTGaagaaacaaaagggaaaagaaaccCAGTGACATGGAATTCAATGATGTCAGGTTACATTCAAAATCATCGACATGAAGAGGCTTTCAAACTATACGTGACTATGCACAGATTATCCATAGACCATACTAGATCAACTTTTTCTGCTCTTTTTCATGCCTGTAGATGCCTTGGATCTCTTCGGCTAGGAGAATTACTTCACGCCCATGTGATCAAAACGCCATTTGAATCAAATGCTTATGTTGGAACATCTCTTGTAGATATGTACTCCAAATGTGGGAGCATCTCCAATGCACAAAAATCATTTAGTAGCATCTCTTCACCCAATGTGACGGCGTGGTCTGCTCTTATCAATGGATATGCACATGATGGGCTTGGCTCCAAAGCAATTTTACTCTTTGAGGAAATGTTAAAGCAAGGAGTTGTTCCCAATGGAGCTACCTTTGTGGGGATTCTGTCTGCTTGTGGTCGTGCTGGTCTAGTCGATGAAGGGATGAAATTTTTCAGCTTAATGCAAAAAAGTTATGGAGTAACACCAACTTTGGAACACTATGCATGTGTGGTGGATCTTCTTGGCCGTTCAGGCTATCTACAAGAAGCTGAGGAGTTCATAAAAGCAATGCCTATTGAAGCAGATGGGGTTGTCTGGGGAGCTTTACTTAGTGCCTGTTGGTTCTGGACAAAAAAGGAGTTGATTGGGAGAGTGGCTGAGAAGATCTTCAATTTGGATCCTAAGGCAGTATCTGCTCATGTTATTCTGTCTAACATGCATTCGATATTGGGCAAATGGGGAGAGAAGATGAATGTGAGGAAGAGATTAAGGAGCTTAGGCATAAAAAAGGCTCCTGGGTGTAGTTGGATTGAGTTGGAAAGCAACGTTCATGTGTTCTCTGTAGAAGATAGAACCCATCCTCATTGTAATGCCATTTATGCAACTTTGGAGCATTTAACGTCAAATATAAATTCCCTATAG